In one window of Paraflavitalea soli DNA:
- a CDS encoding dipeptidase — MKKLLLLCLTLGYCVFLQAQSSRKLHFKSILVDTHNDILTTAIDEKVSFDQHLKGKTHSDLDRFKEGGVDVEIFSVWSDGSYGPGKGFKHANRQIDTLYAVIKRNPDKIALVTTPAELMKTVKQGKLAAMIGVEGGHMIEDRPDYLDSLFKRGTRYMTLTWNNSTSWATSAMDETPGSRLQFGADSAAKDIKERKKGLNDLGKQIVRRMNELGMMVDLSHVGEQTFWDAINTTTKPVIVSHSCVYSICPVFRNLKDNQIKAVAKNGGVIHLNFFSGFVDSAFMTRNQAFALKHKAERDSIRSTVTDPYFADNYLFQKYADEVKSLRPPLSLLLDHLDYIVKLVGVDYVGLGSDFDGINSAPQQLDDVTCFPLITEELVKRGYSKKAIRKILGENFIRVFKANTVQ, encoded by the coding sequence ATGAAAAAACTACTTCTGCTTTGTCTGACGCTTGGCTATTGCGTTTTTTTGCAGGCGCAATCCTCCAGGAAGCTGCATTTTAAATCGATCCTGGTAGATACGCACAATGATATCCTCACCACGGCCATAGACGAAAAAGTATCGTTTGATCAGCATCTGAAAGGAAAGACGCATTCTGACCTGGACCGGTTTAAAGAAGGGGGTGTAGATGTGGAAATATTCTCTGTGTGGAGTGATGGATCGTATGGACCGGGCAAGGGATTTAAACATGCCAACCGGCAGATTGACACGTTGTATGCGGTGATCAAACGCAATCCTGATAAGATAGCGCTGGTGACTACGCCTGCTGAACTCATGAAAACGGTGAAGCAGGGTAAGCTGGCTGCCATGATCGGGGTAGAGGGGGGACATATGATCGAAGACCGGCCCGACTACCTGGACAGTCTTTTTAAACGTGGTACCCGGTATATGACGCTCACCTGGAATAATTCGACTTCCTGGGCCACTTCGGCGATGGATGAAACGCCGGGATCGCGCCTGCAGTTTGGCGCTGACTCTGCAGCAAAAGATATCAAAGAACGTAAGAAAGGGCTCAACGACCTGGGCAAACAGATCGTACGGCGCATGAATGAGCTGGGCATGATGGTAGACCTGAGTCATGTGGGTGAACAAACGTTCTGGGATGCGATCAATACCACCACCAAGCCGGTCATCGTATCGCACAGTTGTGTGTACAGCATCTGCCCGGTATTCCGCAACCTGAAGGACAACCAGATAAAAGCGGTAGCTAAAAATGGTGGTGTCATTCACCTCAACTTCTTCTCGGGATTTGTGGACAGCGCCTTTATGACGAGGAACCAGGCATTCGCGCTAAAACACAAGGCAGAGCGTGATTCCATCCGCAGTACGGTGACGGACCCCTATTTTGCCGATAACTACCTGTTTCAGAAATATGCGGATGAAGTAAAAAGTTTGCGTCCTCCGCTCTCGCTGCTGCTGGATCACCTGGATTATATCGTCAAACTGGTGGGTGTAGATTATGTGGGGTTGGGATCGGACTTTGACGGAATCAATTCGGCACCGCAGCAGTTGGATGATGTGACCTGTTTTCCGCTTATTACAGAAGAGCTGGTGAAGCGCGGGTATAGCAAGAAAGCGATCCGGAAAATATTGGGTGAGAACTTTATACGGGTATTCAAAGCGAATACGGTTCAATAA
- a CDS encoding CsbD family protein yields MDKLELKGTWNVIKGKVKQAYADLTDDDLRYEEGKDDELLGRLQQKTGKGKDELVKWLKSLG; encoded by the coding sequence ATGGACAAGCTTGAATTAAAAGGAACATGGAATGTGATCAAGGGCAAGGTGAAACAAGCCTATGCCGACCTGACCGATGATGACCTGAGATATGAAGAAGGCAAGGACGATGAATTGCTGGGCCGCCTGCAGCAAAAGACGGGTAAAGGAAAAGATGAACTGGTAAAGTGGTTGAAGTCATTGGGCTAA
- a CDS encoding DmpA family aminopeptidase: MRKILFLIISLLVCVVGFAQTKKRARDYGIPFAGTPGANNAITDVDSVTVGMVTLKSGEGKLEVGKGPIRTGVTAVLPWGKTFRPVFASQFSLNGNGEMTGYHWIKESGFLESPILITNTHSVGVVRDGVIGWQQRNKYYDAVWRDIWFSMPVVAETYDGMLNDINGFHVTKEHTWQALDGAKPGPVQEGAVGGGTGMIALGFKGGTGTSSRVLPKQQGGYTVGVLVQANFGGRRQLTIGGYNIGRDLLDTLDMKIAGAEIPGRKEDLGSIIVVLATNAPLLPHQVNRLLQRVPIGIGKTGGIGGNSSGDIFIGFSTANPQAFNRKEKVEVTMLSNDQIDPLFEAVIQATEEAIINALFAAETTTGINNNLVPALPKEKVVRILKQKGIIK; this comes from the coding sequence ATGAGAAAAATATTATTCCTTATCATTTCGCTACTGGTGTGCGTAGTGGGTTTTGCTCAAACCAAGAAACGGGCGCGGGACTATGGAATTCCTTTTGCGGGTACACCCGGTGCCAACAATGCCATCACAGATGTTGATAGTGTAACAGTAGGTATGGTTACACTTAAAAGCGGTGAAGGCAAACTGGAGGTGGGCAAAGGTCCTATCAGAACGGGTGTGACTGCCGTACTGCCCTGGGGTAAAACATTCAGACCGGTATTTGCTTCGCAGTTCTCTCTGAATGGAAATGGAGAGATGACGGGCTATCACTGGATCAAAGAATCGGGCTTCCTCGAATCTCCGATCCTGATCACCAATACGCATAGTGTAGGTGTGGTGCGGGATGGAGTGATCGGCTGGCAGCAACGCAACAAATATTACGATGCAGTTTGGCGCGACATCTGGTTTTCGATGCCTGTGGTGGCTGAAACCTATGATGGAATGCTCAATGATATCAATGGATTTCATGTTACGAAAGAACATACCTGGCAGGCATTGGATGGGGCCAAACCGGGACCTGTACAGGAAGGTGCAGTAGGCGGTGGTACGGGCATGATCGCACTGGGTTTTAAAGGAGGTACAGGCACTTCTTCGCGGGTATTACCCAAACAGCAGGGAGGCTATACGGTGGGGGTGCTGGTACAGGCCAATTTTGGCGGACGCCGTCAGCTAACGATCGGTGGCTATAATATTGGCAGGGACCTGTTGGATACGCTCGACATGAAAATTGCGGGCGCTGAAATACCCGGAAGAAAAGAAGACCTTGGATCTATCATTGTAGTGCTGGCTACGAATGCACCGCTCCTGCCACACCAGGTAAACCGTTTATTACAGCGGGTGCCTATTGGTATCGGGAAGACGGGCGGCATCGGCGGCAATTCATCGGGGGATATCTTTATTGGTTTCTCTACTGCCAATCCGCAGGCATTTAACCGGAAAGAAAAGGTGGAGGTGACGATGTTGTCGAATGATCAGATAGACCCGCTTTTTGAGGCGGTGATCCAGGCAACAGAAGAAGCGATCATCAATGCCTTGTTTGCCGCAGAAACGACCACGGGCATCAACAATAACCTGGTGCCAGCATTACCCAAAGAAAAGGTGGTACGTATTCTGAAGCAAAAGGGCATCATTAAATAA
- a CDS encoding serine hydrolase, whose protein sequence is MRKTIFPRLGMLAILLACTIYGYTQASMVPAFITDSLDTYVERALKDWQIPGVAVCVVKDGKVVVMKGYGVQEAGTNNKVDTNTLFMIGSNSKAFTATALTMLDADKKLSLDDHVQKWLPDFKLYDPWVAKEANIRDLLCHRLGFETFQGDFMYFDSDLTLQEVREKFGKVKPEYSFRSKWGYTNAAFMTAGEIIPKASGKTWAEFLRERIFTPLNMTHTLALSKEILTASNKASAHTVDKGVLKKIPYGNIDNMAPAGAISSSVSDMSHWLLMLLNNGKYHDKQVVSPGAIGQTRLPHSILGNGGHMFNKAHFSLYGLGWFLEEYSGRKFVGHTGGVNGFVTSVAMVPEEKLGIIVFTNTDANNFYEALRYEIMDAYLGLPYRNYSNVYLGFSKGQEKQTADWLKKKQDTIATKPATGLALTAYAGDYAHEVYGKMSIKPENGKLVARFEHHKGRYATLEPLGGNRFLATYSEALYGIKEWPFTVDKGKVKSVTVTMADFVEFTPYEFYKK, encoded by the coding sequence ATGCGCAAAACCATTTTCCCGCGTTTGGGCATGTTGGCCATATTGCTAGCCTGCACTATTTACGGCTATACACAAGCCAGTATGGTACCGGCTTTTATCACGGACAGTCTTGATACCTATGTTGAGCGGGCGCTGAAGGACTGGCAGATACCCGGCGTAGCGGTCTGTGTGGTGAAGGATGGAAAAGTGGTGGTGATGAAAGGTTATGGTGTACAGGAGGCTGGTACGAATAATAAAGTAGATACGAATACGCTCTTCATGATCGGCTCCAATTCGAAGGCCTTTACGGCCACGGCGCTGACCATGCTGGATGCGGATAAGAAGTTATCGCTGGATGACCATGTTCAGAAATGGTTGCCCGATTTTAAGCTCTACGATCCCTGGGTGGCTAAGGAAGCCAATATCAGGGACCTGCTTTGTCATCGCCTGGGCTTTGAGACGTTTCAGGGGGACTTTATGTACTTCGATTCGGATCTTACTTTACAGGAAGTGCGGGAGAAGTTTGGCAAGGTAAAACCGGAATATAGTTTTCGCAGCAAATGGGGCTATACGAATGCGGCCTTTATGACAGCGGGAGAGATCATCCCCAAGGCATCGGGTAAGACGTGGGCGGAATTTTTGCGGGAGCGGATATTTACGCCGCTGAATATGACGCATACATTGGCCCTTTCAAAAGAAATACTCACTGCTTCGAATAAAGCATCGGCGCATACGGTAGACAAAGGGGTGCTGAAAAAGATACCTTATGGCAATATCGACAATATGGCCCCGGCCGGGGCCATCAGCTCTTCTGTAAGTGATATGAGCCATTGGTTACTGATGTTGCTAAACAATGGTAAGTACCATGACAAGCAGGTAGTGAGTCCCGGCGCTATTGGGCAAACACGGCTTCCCCATTCTATTTTGGGTAATGGCGGTCATATGTTCAACAAAGCGCATTTCTCGCTGTATGGCCTGGGCTGGTTCCTGGAAGAGTACAGCGGGCGTAAGTTTGTAGGACATACAGGTGGGGTGAACGGGTTTGTGACCAGTGTGGCGATGGTACCGGAAGAAAAGCTGGGCATTATTGTATTCACGAATACGGATGCCAACAATTTCTATGAGGCGCTGCGATATGAAATTATGGATGCTTACCTGGGATTGCCTTACCGCAATTACAGTAATGTGTACCTTGGTTTCAGTAAGGGGCAGGAAAAGCAAACTGCGGACTGGCTCAAAAAGAAACAGGATACGATCGCTACGAAACCTGCCACGGGCCTGGCGCTTACGGCCTATGCAGGAGACTATGCGCATGAGGTGTATGGCAAGATGAGCATTAAGCCGGAGAACGGTAAACTGGTGGCGCGCTTCGAACACCACAAGGGGCGTTACGCTACATTGGAGCCGCTGGGAGGCAATCGTTTCCTGGCCACCTACAGTGAAGCGTTGTATGGCATCAAGGAATGGCCTTTTACGGTAGACAAGGGCAAGGTAAAGTCTGTCACAGTAACGATGGCTGACTTTGTAGAGTTCACCCCCTATGAATTTTATAAAAAGTAA
- a CDS encoding penicillin acylase family protein, whose product MKKLFLLLCLLPLQLLAQSTTEQVAAWQQQAQDITIIRDNWGVPHIYGKKDADCAFGIMYAQCEDNYRQLEESFIGPLGRAAELYGEDRLQGDVSIALFECVKKAKADYASASSFIKSLCNGAAAGINYYLYKHPDTVRRLLEHYEPWFFLLPGIDNPSGHGITSAEIRSYNNTMLPGHTPEGEEDNSIEERENGSNAMAIAPSHSASGQAMLLINPHVNFFGNGQRYECHLISEQGLNVSGFAIFGTFYIWSGFNPYSGWTHTNSGVDFTDVYLERFDNAADPSLYRYGNGYRTATIWTDTVRYKTAAGLQSKAVLLRKTHHGPVVAKRDSFLVSMKNLTDPQSSYIEQCWKMCRSKNLRQFKAAMNKRTLGYPNTMYADRDGNTAYWHGNAVPKRSTQFDWRSPVDGSNPATEWQGLHRLKDIIQVINPASGWIQNCNSTPYLAAGSSSPKQGDYPAYMAYDKQTFRAVEAVRLLSATDKISYADFEKLVVSNHLPMMANWLPQILAAYDSMATTSPALKEKLGAVADTLRRWNYRYGLNSQATSIAVMWYLQYDNWNNSQPKQSAADDNATNLQGNELPMSGATAVDLLSKAVEALNKRFDTAFVNWGDINRLQRLQSPSDNFDDNKPSWPVAAVPSPLGSLFAFGNGFTRGQQKFYGARGNTYTAIVSFGPRIQARSIMYFGQSANPSSSHYLDQAPLYAAGKFKDAWFYKEDVLTHAEKTYHPGE is encoded by the coding sequence ATGAAAAAGTTATTTCTCCTTTTATGCTTGCTTCCCCTACAGTTATTGGCGCAATCAACTACTGAACAAGTGGCGGCCTGGCAGCAACAGGCGCAGGATATTACGATCATCCGCGACAATTGGGGTGTACCCCATATTTATGGGAAGAAGGATGCGGACTGTGCTTTTGGTATTATGTATGCCCAATGTGAAGATAATTACCGTCAGCTGGAAGAATCTTTCATTGGCCCACTGGGGCGTGCAGCCGAATTATATGGAGAGGACCGCTTGCAGGGTGATGTGAGTATTGCTTTATTTGAATGTGTGAAGAAGGCGAAGGCGGATTATGCCAGCGCCTCATCATTCATAAAAAGTCTTTGCAACGGTGCGGCTGCTGGTATTAATTATTATTTATACAAACACCCTGATACTGTGCGCCGGTTATTAGAGCACTATGAACCCTGGTTCTTTTTGCTGCCGGGCATAGATAATCCTTCGGGCCATGGCATTACATCGGCTGAGATAAGAAGCTACAACAATACCATGTTGCCCGGCCACACCCCTGAAGGGGAAGAAGACAATTCTATAGAAGAGCGGGAAAACGGGTCCAACGCGATGGCCATTGCACCCTCTCATTCGGCGAGTGGGCAAGCCATGCTGCTGATCAATCCGCATGTGAACTTCTTTGGCAATGGACAGCGGTATGAATGTCACCTGATCAGTGAACAGGGCCTGAATGTATCGGGCTTTGCTATCTTTGGCACATTCTATATCTGGAGTGGTTTTAATCCCTACAGCGGATGGACACATACTAATTCAGGCGTAGACTTTACGGATGTGTACCTGGAGCGCTTTGACAATGCTGCTGATCCCTCTTTGTATCGATATGGCAATGGCTATCGCACGGCAACGATTTGGACTGATACGGTTCGTTACAAGACGGCTGCCGGCCTGCAAAGCAAAGCGGTCTTGCTGCGTAAAACGCATCACGGGCCTGTAGTAGCCAAGCGGGATTCCTTCCTGGTAAGCATGAAAAATCTAACAGACCCTCAATCCAGTTATATAGAGCAGTGCTGGAAGATGTGCCGTTCGAAGAACCTACGGCAGTTTAAGGCTGCTATGAACAAGCGGACCCTGGGTTATCCCAATACGATGTATGCGGACAGGGATGGCAACACAGCTTACTGGCATGGCAATGCCGTACCCAAACGTTCTACGCAGTTCGACTGGCGCTCTCCTGTTGATGGAAGCAATCCGGCTACTGAATGGCAAGGGCTGCACCGGCTGAAGGATATTATCCAGGTAATTAATCCGGCTTCGGGATGGATACAGAATTGCAATTCCACTCCCTACCTGGCAGCCGGCTCAAGCAGCCCCAAACAAGGGGACTATCCGGCCTATATGGCCTATGACAAACAAACCTTCCGGGCGGTAGAAGCTGTGCGGCTATTGTCGGCAACAGATAAAATATCTTATGCTGATTTTGAAAAGCTGGTCGTGAGTAATCACCTGCCGATGATGGCCAACTGGTTGCCGCAAATATTAGCAGCTTATGATAGCATGGCAACCACTTCACCGGCATTAAAAGAAAAACTGGGTGCGGTGGCGGATACGTTACGCCGGTGGAATTACCGGTATGGGCTCAACAGCCAGGCTACGAGCATTGCTGTGATGTGGTATTTACAATATGATAACTGGAACAATAGCCAGCCAAAGCAATCGGCGGCTGATGACAATGCCACTAACCTGCAGGGCAACGAATTGCCGATGAGTGGCGCCACAGCAGTAGATCTGTTGAGCAAGGCTGTGGAAGCATTGAACAAGAGGTTTGATACGGCCTTCGTTAACTGGGGCGATATCAATCGCCTGCAAAGACTGCAAAGTCCGTCGGACAATTTTGACGACAATAAACCCAGTTGGCCGGTAGCGGCAGTACCCAGTCCATTGGGTTCCCTGTTTGCCTTTGGCAATGGATTCACACGTGGCCAACAAAAGTTTTATGGCGCCCGTGGTAATACGTATACAGCCATTGTAAGTTTTGGCCCACGCATACAGGCGCGCTCGATCATGTATTTTGGTCAAAGCGCCAATCCCTCCTCTTCGCATTACCTCGATCAGGCGCCTTTGTATGCAGCAGGGAAATTTAAAGATGCCTGGTTCTATAAGGAGGATGTGTTAACACATGCTGAAAAAACCTATCACCCCGGTGAGTAA
- a CDS encoding S41 family peptidase — MKHLLFILLLAVAGRATAQIDTVSNISDADKLYGLSLFWKEASYNFAYFDKAKINWDSTYQAFIPKVLATKNTWDYYRVMKRFCALLKDGHTNVYTPGTLMKGGQLYLPLVLTWLDGKVIVTNVPRQDSVAIPVGTEVIKLNEVPMIAYLEKEIIPGVSASATHQLWNDAVSELFNNVDSNKLFHFTLKTPAGKTFVYTTHLRSTRAAWAYPLPNRPWLRFRFEKLPQDIAYLQFNTFGDDSVVYDFKQRLPELYTAKAVIIDLRNNGGGNSGIGVAILKYFTDKKNITGSTWRTRENISAFRAWGKFIKDEELEKQLKENPFNKAWIQKSYDISRGNYWYSGDTSSFYNEVTDKKITVPLVVLIGNNTASAAEDFLIALDDLKGRATVVGERTYGSTGQPLMFDLPGGGSARICTKRDTYPDGREFVGYGVKPDIEVKRTVEDYARKRDPQMEKALEVLRAAMK; from the coding sequence ATGAAACACCTCCTCTTTATCCTGCTGCTGGCAGTGGCTGGCCGTGCCACCGCACAAATAGACACAGTATCCAATATCAGTGATGCCGATAAGTTATACGGGCTATCCCTGTTCTGGAAAGAGGCCTCCTATAATTTTGCCTATTTTGATAAAGCAAAAATTAACTGGGACAGCACCTACCAGGCATTTATTCCAAAAGTATTGGCCACAAAGAATACCTGGGATTATTACAGGGTGATGAAACGGTTCTGTGCATTGCTCAAAGATGGCCATACCAATGTATATACCCCCGGTACCCTGATGAAAGGAGGCCAGCTCTACCTGCCCCTGGTACTTACCTGGCTTGATGGTAAAGTGATCGTTACCAATGTACCCAGACAAGATTCAGTGGCTATTCCTGTTGGAACAGAAGTGATAAAGCTGAATGAGGTGCCCATGATCGCTTACCTCGAAAAAGAGATCATTCCCGGTGTGTCAGCTTCTGCTACCCACCAGCTTTGGAACGATGCCGTGAGTGAGTTGTTCAATAATGTGGACTCCAATAAACTGTTCCACTTTACTTTAAAGACCCCCGCCGGCAAAACCTTTGTCTACACCACACATCTTCGGAGCACCCGGGCCGCCTGGGCATATCCTCTACCCAATAGGCCCTGGTTGCGCTTCCGGTTTGAGAAACTGCCCCAGGACATTGCTTACCTGCAGTTCAATACATTTGGCGATGACAGCGTAGTATATGATTTCAAACAACGCCTGCCCGAATTATATACAGCCAAAGCAGTGATCATTGACCTGCGCAATAATGGAGGCGGTAATAGCGGTATCGGCGTGGCCATCCTGAAATATTTTACCGATAAGAAAAATATTACCGGCTCCACCTGGCGCACCCGTGAAAACATTTCAGCCTTCCGTGCCTGGGGAAAATTTATTAAAGATGAAGAACTGGAAAAGCAGCTGAAAGAGAACCCCTTTAACAAGGCGTGGATACAAAAGTCGTATGATATCTCCCGGGGCAACTATTGGTATAGTGGCGATACTTCTTCTTTTTATAATGAGGTTACCGATAAAAAGATCACGGTGCCACTCGTGGTATTGATAGGCAATAATACCGCTTCGGCAGCCGAAGACTTTTTGATTGCCCTGGACGATCTAAAAGGAAGGGCCACCGTAGTTGGTGAAAGAACCTACGGTAGCACCGGTCAGCCCCTGATGTTTGATTTACCCGGCGGAGGTTCTGCCAGGATCTGTACCAAACGCGATACTTACCCCGATGGACGGGAATTTGTAGGGTATGGCGTAAAGCCCGATATAGAAGTGAAGCGTACAGTAGAAGATTATGCCAGAAAAAGGGACCCACAAATGGAAAAGGCCCTGGAAGTACTCAGAGCCGCCATGAAATAA
- a CDS encoding penicillin acylase family protein — MRYLLFFLLWSGQLAAQSVSKTVITQWEQQAKRVTIIRDNWGIPHVYGKTDADAVFGLMYAQCEDDFKRIESNYIDILGRTAEVSGIKDIYNDLFTKLVIDSAGAIADYKKSPAWLKKLLNAYADGMNYYLYKHPEVKPVLLRRFEPWYPLMWTDGSIAAINTGGVTANEVKNFYTGNNATVAVAAPNAEDIHTGSNGFAIAPARSASGKPLLYINPHVTFYFRPEVHMVSEEGLNAYGAVTWGQFFVYQGFNEHCGWMHTSGYADVADMYAEQVVKQGNVLFYRYEKKLRPVKQQTFTLFYKDGDKMSSQQVTTYSTHHGPVMAKRDGQWISVRAVNRHINGLIQAWQRTKSTNFTAFKKNMQLLSNASNNTVYADDQGNIAYWHGNFIPRRDTSFDWSKPVDGTIKATEWKGMHALDETIHLYNPASGWIQNCNSTPFTSSGSSSPRKTAYPAYMSTEPENFRGINAVKVLTRENKFTVDKLIAAGYDTYLAAFDELVPALARAFKTLQPGDSLYTLLAEPVAMISKWDLHSAENSIATTLAIEWGQRLQVLINQVNAPDFVAKVAVFANTAQPRQLLEPLAVTVHHLNSRFGAWAIPWGTINRYQRLTGQLEETYDDNQPSIPSGFAASTWGCLPSFVSRTMTGTKKRYGYNGNSFICAVEFGTTIKAKSLLAGGNSSDPTSPHFNDQAEMYTKGKFKDVLFYKGDVLRHAEKTYHPGE, encoded by the coding sequence ATGAGATACTTATTATTCTTCCTCTTATGGTCGGGCCAGCTGGCTGCACAGAGTGTTTCGAAGACAGTCATTACACAATGGGAGCAGCAGGCAAAACGGGTAACGATCATCCGCGACAACTGGGGCATTCCCCATGTGTATGGGAAAACGGATGCAGATGCGGTATTCGGGCTGATGTATGCGCAATGCGAAGATGACTTTAAAAGGATAGAAAGTAATTACATTGATATATTGGGCAGAACGGCAGAAGTGAGTGGTATTAAAGATATTTATAACGATCTCTTTACGAAACTGGTCATTGACTCTGCCGGGGCTATTGCTGATTATAAAAAGAGTCCGGCATGGCTTAAGAAGTTATTGAATGCCTATGCTGATGGTATGAATTACTATCTGTACAAACATCCGGAGGTGAAGCCGGTCTTGTTGCGCCGCTTTGAACCCTGGTATCCGCTGATGTGGACAGATGGCAGTATTGCAGCGATCAATACAGGGGGTGTTACCGCCAATGAAGTGAAAAACTTTTATACGGGCAATAATGCGACGGTAGCTGTTGCTGCTCCCAATGCTGAGGATATTCATACGGGATCAAACGGCTTTGCGATTGCACCTGCCCGGTCGGCATCGGGCAAGCCCTTGTTGTATATCAACCCGCACGTGACTTTTTATTTCCGCCCGGAAGTGCATATGGTGAGTGAAGAAGGATTGAATGCGTATGGGGCAGTAACCTGGGGCCAATTTTTTGTATACCAGGGATTCAACGAGCATTGCGGGTGGATGCATACTTCGGGTTATGCTGATGTAGCGGATATGTATGCGGAGCAGGTGGTGAAGCAGGGCAATGTTTTATTTTATCGTTATGAGAAAAAGCTACGTCCGGTAAAGCAACAAACTTTCACGCTCTTTTATAAGGATGGGGACAAGATGAGCAGCCAACAGGTGACCACCTATTCCACGCACCACGGGCCTGTAATGGCGAAACGGGACGGGCAATGGATCAGTGTGCGGGCAGTGAACCGCCATATCAACGGCTTGATACAAGCCTGGCAACGTACGAAGAGCACGAATTTTACGGCTTTCAAGAAGAACATGCAATTATTGTCGAATGCTTCCAACAACACGGTGTATGCAGACGACCAAGGCAATATTGCTTACTGGCATGGCAACTTTATTCCCCGGCGTGACACCTCATTTGATTGGTCGAAGCCGGTGGATGGCACGATAAAAGCTACGGAGTGGAAGGGTATGCATGCATTGGATGAAACGATCCATTTGTACAACCCGGCCAGCGGATGGATCCAGAATTGTAATTCCACGCCTTTCACGTCATCGGGCAGCAGCAGTCCCAGGAAAACTGCCTATCCTGCTTATATGTCAACGGAGCCAGAAAACTTCCGTGGCATCAATGCGGTGAAAGTGCTGACCCGGGAAAATAAATTTACGGTAGACAAGCTTATTGCAGCGGGATATGATACGTACCTCGCCGCTTTTGATGAGCTGGTGCCAGCGCTGGCAAGGGCCTTTAAAACCTTACAACCCGGTGACTCACTCTATACTTTATTGGCAGAGCCAGTTGCCATGATCAGCAAATGGGACCTGCATTCGGCAGAAAACTCTATTGCTACTACGCTCGCTATCGAGTGGGGGCAAAGATTACAGGTTCTTATCAACCAGGTAAATGCCCCTGATTTTGTAGCTAAGGTTGCTGTATTTGCCAACACGGCGCAGCCCAGGCAGCTACTGGAGCCGCTGGCAGTTACGGTTCATCACCTGAACAGCCGCTTTGGGGCCTGGGCTATTCCCTGGGGTACGATCAACCGCTACCAACGTTTAACGGGACAGCTGGAGGAAACCTATGATGACAACCAGCCGAGTATTCCTTCGGGGTTTGCTGCCTCTACCTGGGGTTGTCTGCCCTCCTTTGTAAGCCGTACAATGACTGGCACCAAGAAAAGATATGGCTACAATGGTAACAGCTTTATCTGTGCGGTTGAGTTTGGCACAACGATCAAAGCAAAATCATTACTGGCCGGGGGCAATAGCAGTGATCCTACCTCGCCTCACTTTAATGACCAGGCAGAGATGTATACGAAAGGGAAATTCAAAGATGTATTGTTTTACAAAGGAGATGTGTTGCGGCATGCGGAGAAGACGTATCATCCGGGGGAGTGA